One window of the Trifolium pratense cultivar HEN17-A07 linkage group LG2, ARS_RC_1.1, whole genome shotgun sequence genome contains the following:
- the LOC123910798 gene encoding protein root UVB sensitive 6 isoform X1: MINRNYLISTTHYSFMAPNPSISSSSSSLNVKNQTPSSSQDILIRETLRISAELASTPLLLDTTTPPPPPPLQSTLKFICCEELDGRRWKYVAETDSSGKFKNNSFRSLSLQTPKPPIDELMSFIRSYVVPEGFPDSVTPSYVPYMTWRALKHFFGGAMGVFTTHTLLSSVGVNRNTAAPGAVAINWILKDGAGRVGKMLFARQGKKFDYDLKQLRFAGDLLMELGAGVELATAAMPHLFLPLACAANVLKNVAAVTSTSTRTPIYKAFAKGENIGDVTAKGECVGNIADLLGTGLSIMIAKRNPSLVTTFSLLSCGYILSSYKEVKSVVLHTLNSARFSVAVESFLKTGQVPTLREGNLNEDIFSFPWKDRPVVLGSRIKDAFQDPSTYVAIEPLFDKERYIVTYNPTKSKVHAVLKDQAKSDDILKAAFHAHVLSSFIKSLNESKVSSWKQREDLNSNVMLTVTDLEACIADSCKVVTNAYWLFKNKAHEQGWTMSESLLNPGRARLCQVDNR; encoded by the exons atgataaatagaaATTATCTGATCTCAACAACTCATTATTCATTCATGGCTCCCAATCCGtcgatttcttcttcttcttcttcgttgaATGTCAAGAACCAGACTCCTTCTTCCTCTCAAGATATTCTAATCCGCGAAACTCTCCGTATCAGTGCCGAATTAGCCTCCACACCTCTCCTCCTCGATACCACCAcgcctcctcctcctcctcctctccAATCCACTTTGAAATTCATTTGTTGCGAGGAACTCGATGGCCGTCGATGGAAGTACGTCGCCGAGACCGATTCATCAGGCAAATTCAAGAATAATTCATTTCGCTCTCTCAGCTTGCAAACCCCTAAGCCCCCTATTGAT GAATTGATGTCGTTCATTAGATCCTATGTGGTTCCCGAAGGTTTCCCTGACAGTGTCACTCCTTCCTATGTCCCCTACATGACTTGGAGGGCTCTCAAG CACTTTTTTGGTGGAGCAATGGGCGTTTTCACCACTCATACACTTTTGAGTTCAGTTGGTGTCAATAGAAATACCGCTGCTCCAGGGGCTGTTGCAATCAACTGGATTCTCAAG gatGGAGCTGGTCGTGTCGGAAAGATGCTTTTTGCTCGCCaaggaaaaaaatttgattatgaTCTCAAACAG TTGCGGTTTGCCGGTGATCTTCTAATGGAGTTGGGTGCCGGGGTGGAACTGGCAACTGCTGCAATGCCACATCTATTTCTTCCGTTGGCTTGCGCTGCTAATGTACTCAag AATGTTGCTGCTGTAACATCAACATCAACTAGGACACCAATTTACAAAGCCTTTGCTAAAGGAGAAAACATTGGGGATGTCACTGCTAAAGGAGAATGTGTTGGCAATATTGCAGACCTG TTAGGTACTGGTTTGAGCATAATGATTGCCAAAAGGAATCCGTCTCTTGTCACCACCTTTTCCCTTCTTTCATGTGGATATATCCTTAGCTCTTATAAAGAG GTAAAATCTGTGGTTTTGCACACACTTAACTCTGCAAGATTCAGTGTGGCAGTAGAGTCCTTCCTCAAGACAG GCCAAGTTCCCACTCTGCGAGAGGGCAATTTGAACGAGGACATATTCAGTTTTCCATGGAAAGATAGGCCTGTTGTCCTTG GATCAAGAATCAAGGACGCATTCCAAGACCCCAGTACATATGTTGCCATAGAGCCCCTGTTTGAT AAGGAGAGGTATATTGTGACATATAATCCTACAAAATCGAAGGTCCATGCTGTGCTCAAGGATCAGGCGAAGTCAGACGACATTCTAAAAGCAGCATTCCAT GCTCATGTGCTCTCGAGTTTTATAAAATCGTTGAATGAAAGTAAGGTTTCATCTTGGAAGCAAAGGGAGGATCTTAATTCAAATGTAATGCTCACAGTTACTGATCTCGAGGCGTGTATTGCTGATTCTTGCAAAGTTGTCACGAATGCTTACTGGCTTTTCAAGAATAAAGCCCACGAACAG GGTTGGACAATGTCAGAATCACTTCTAAATCCTGGGCGAGCTAGGCTGTGTCAAGTTGATAATAGATGA
- the LOC123910798 gene encoding protein root UVB sensitive 6 isoform X2, which translates to MAVDGSTSPRPIHQANSRIIHFALSACKPLSPLLISYVVPEGFPDSVTPSYVPYMTWRALKHFFGGAMGVFTTHTLLSSVGVNRNTAAPGAVAINWILKDGAGRVGKMLFARQGKKFDYDLKQLRFAGDLLMELGAGVELATAAMPHLFLPLACAANVLKNVAAVTSTSTRTPIYKAFAKGENIGDVTAKGECVGNIADLLGTGLSIMIAKRNPSLVTTFSLLSCGYILSSYKEVKSVVLHTLNSARFSVAVESFLKTGQVPTLREGNLNEDIFSFPWKDRPVVLGSRIKDAFQDPSTYVAIEPLFDKERYIVTYNPTKSKVHAVLKDQAKSDDILKAAFHAHVLSSFIKSLNESKVSSWKQREDLNSNVMLTVTDLEACIADSCKVVTNAYWLFKNKAHEQGWTMSESLLNPGRARLCQVDNR; encoded by the exons ATGGCCGTCGATGGAAGTACGTCGCCGAGACCGATTCATCAGGCAAATTCAAGAATAATTCATTTCGCTCTCTCAGCTTGCAAACCCCTAAGCCCCCTATTGAT ATCCTATGTGGTTCCCGAAGGTTTCCCTGACAGTGTCACTCCTTCCTATGTCCCCTACATGACTTGGAGGGCTCTCAAG CACTTTTTTGGTGGAGCAATGGGCGTTTTCACCACTCATACACTTTTGAGTTCAGTTGGTGTCAATAGAAATACCGCTGCTCCAGGGGCTGTTGCAATCAACTGGATTCTCAAG gatGGAGCTGGTCGTGTCGGAAAGATGCTTTTTGCTCGCCaaggaaaaaaatttgattatgaTCTCAAACAG TTGCGGTTTGCCGGTGATCTTCTAATGGAGTTGGGTGCCGGGGTGGAACTGGCAACTGCTGCAATGCCACATCTATTTCTTCCGTTGGCTTGCGCTGCTAATGTACTCAag AATGTTGCTGCTGTAACATCAACATCAACTAGGACACCAATTTACAAAGCCTTTGCTAAAGGAGAAAACATTGGGGATGTCACTGCTAAAGGAGAATGTGTTGGCAATATTGCAGACCTG TTAGGTACTGGTTTGAGCATAATGATTGCCAAAAGGAATCCGTCTCTTGTCACCACCTTTTCCCTTCTTTCATGTGGATATATCCTTAGCTCTTATAAAGAG GTAAAATCTGTGGTTTTGCACACACTTAACTCTGCAAGATTCAGTGTGGCAGTAGAGTCCTTCCTCAAGACAG GCCAAGTTCCCACTCTGCGAGAGGGCAATTTGAACGAGGACATATTCAGTTTTCCATGGAAAGATAGGCCTGTTGTCCTTG GATCAAGAATCAAGGACGCATTCCAAGACCCCAGTACATATGTTGCCATAGAGCCCCTGTTTGAT AAGGAGAGGTATATTGTGACATATAATCCTACAAAATCGAAGGTCCATGCTGTGCTCAAGGATCAGGCGAAGTCAGACGACATTCTAAAAGCAGCATTCCAT GCTCATGTGCTCTCGAGTTTTATAAAATCGTTGAATGAAAGTAAGGTTTCATCTTGGAAGCAAAGGGAGGATCTTAATTCAAATGTAATGCTCACAGTTACTGATCTCGAGGCGTGTATTGCTGATTCTTGCAAAGTTGTCACGAATGCTTACTGGCTTTTCAAGAATAAAGCCCACGAACAG GGTTGGACAATGTCAGAATCACTTCTAAATCCTGGGCGAGCTAGGCTGTGTCAAGTTGATAATAGATGA
- the LOC123910799 gene encoding zinc-finger homeodomain protein 4 → MELSSSQDGDIPIPIINNTNNYGGDVSSNGHAQHHMLHHHHHHVHDHPPTLHHNHNHGNIIISSSSTAAAVPVAVVPQNPSINGTTTTTTSMQAAVSGVELDHDHSSYKKSSSSVVRYRECLKNHAAAMGGNATDGCGEFMPSGEQGTIEALNCSACHCHRNFHRKEVEGDSTEEDSYHHHHNSSSAFNFNFNRQQHHHSMRKFMLPLPDLGYHHHHHHPTPPNNTASAATTGNNNNNNILPSRAVPPPPHGHGHIIMPFNYNIPSESDEQEDQAGRPPTHHQQQQQVVMKKRFRTKFTQEQKDKMFNFAEKVGWKFQKQEESLVQQFCQEIGVKRRVLKVWMHNNKHNLAKKQLQDQHTTTANHLPTP, encoded by the coding sequence ATGGAACTTTCCAGCAGCCAAGATGGGGATATCCCAATCCCAATAATAAACAACACTAATAATTATGGTGGTGATGTTAGTTCTAATGGACATGCTCAACATCACATGcttcatcaccatcatcatcatgttCATGACCATCCTCCTACACTACACCACAACCATAATCACGGTAATATTATAATATCATCTTCCTCAACTGCAGCAGCAGTACCAGTGGCAGTAGTACCTCAAAACCCTTCAATTAATGGcactaccaccaccaccacctctaTGCAAGCTGCTGTCAGTGGTGTGGAATTAGATCATGATCACTCTTCCTACaagaaatcatcatcatcagttGTGAGGTACAGAGAATGTCTTAAAAACCATGCAGCTGCAATGGGAGGGAATGCCACAGATGGTTGTGGTGAGTTCATGCCAAGTGGTGAACAAGGTACCATTGAGGCACTCAACTGCTCTGCCTGTCATTGCCACAGAAACTTCCACAGAAAAGAGGTTGAAGGTGATAGTACTGAGGAAGACAgctaccaccaccaccataaCTCTTCATCCGCCTTTAACTTCAACTTCAACAGGCAGCAGCACCACCACAGCATGAGGAAATTCATGTTACCTCTTCCTGATCTTGgctaccaccaccaccaccaccaccctaCTCCTCCTAATAATACTGCATCAGCAGCCACCACAggtaacaacaacaacaacaacattctTCCTTCTAGAGCTGTACCACCACCCCCACATGGACATGGCCACATCATTATGCCATTCAACTACAACATACCTTCTGAATCTGATGAACAAGAAGATCAGGCGGGTAGACCACCAACTCATcatcagcagcagcagcaggTGGTGATGAAGAAAAGGTTCAGAACAAAGTTCACACAGGAACAGAAGGACAAAATGTTCAACTTTGCTGAGAAAGTTGGGTGGAAATTTCAGAAGCAAGAGGAATCTCTAGTGCAACAGTTCTGCCAAGAGATTGGAGTCAAAAGAAGAGTGCTCAAGGTTTGGATGCATAACAATAAACACAATCTCGCCAAAAAGCAATTACAAGATCAACATACTACTACTGCTAATCATCTCCCAACTCCTTAa